ACATATGccgttattattttgttggtgCAGAAAGCCGGAAATTAATCTAGCAGTTGTCGACCGAGTCAAACCTGACATAGATCAGGTTGCCTCAATCGTATACTGCACAATAAAAACGCCAAAGACTATAATGGAACCATTTCAAGACTGCAACACAGGAAATCACTGGTAGAGCAAAAAACATGAATGAGAAAAGATTTCAAACACAGGATAACTTTGGCagagaaaaatacacaaatgccaacagaaaaatatttcaagtcaGAGACCCAGATATCACTGGCAACTTCAGGGTAGTTCAGGATACCGCCAGCACAGCTACTTCTGGATAACATTGGAACCACACGCTGCATACAACAGTTCAATTAGTCTCCATCACATCTTTCACCACCTGGCTGCAACAGGGTAACCAACAGCGGACCTattcaagaaaatcaaaaaattaccATCAGGGAAAGACAAACACAATTACACAGGACTCTTAATGACAAAAGAATACCAGGAGTAAGACAAAGCTACGCAGTCCAACAGATCTCTCCGATATCTCAAATTTTACAAAGGAAGTCATAGTTGGCATCAAATTGCAAATTGATCTCTAGTCATATTAACCAAGTACTTTAGTAGGAAattagataaaaataattacttttgctTTTGCATGGCACGAGACATACGACTGGGTGCAGGCAGCAAGACACACGAGGCACGACATTTCGGCAAAATGGACAGGCTTCCGAGTTAGATTGCTTGACAAAGTGGTATTAAAATCACCTGTCAATTTACACATCGAAATTTAACATTAAGTAACCCtaagaaattaacaaaaaataccTTTACATTTTCATCATGGGAATCGTCACGACAGCATCCCACTTCTCATTCGTCAAGGAACAAAATGGCCGAAGACGCTCGCGCCACCTAGCGACAGCCAATTGGATTGCTTCCTTGCAGACAGCAAGCAGCAGCTAAATTTGAATTCCTCACGCCTTTCACAAGCTGGCACGAAATGAATCAATTGGGGATGGATTACTCCAGCAGCTTTCCCTATGACACAACATACAAATGATTTAGTTAGCTATTTCAGACTCTATACTTTTTCAACATCAAAATGTAATTATTTACAGAAAGTATGGACGTATGATAGCAGCAGAGAATTGGATCTGGGGATGTCTTCAATATCTTGAAGATTTACTATGATTTAACACTGGAAGTTAACCTGAAATATTATGTAAACATTAAATGACTGTAGAAACTATTTAGCTTTGGGACATAGCTTACATTATTGGATTGGACCATTTTTTATCTCTATATTGTCACAAGCACCTAGCTCACACAAAAACATCAATGTGAAAGGTTCACAGTCAGAGTTTAAGGCTAGAAGATTAATTTGAGTaaataatctacgaaaataagtgaaTATTCGGGTACCTGCGCATGGGTGAGTGACTTAAGGTGTGTCACAGCGGTCTGAAGTGGTCCAACTCGTCAGTAAAGTATTACTGTGTCGTGTCGTTTTTGTTAAGCTGATGTTTGTCAACataagaaaaaacttcaatcgCTTTGCTTTTCTTGGGAAAGTGAACATGGAGATGCGAATTACTAATAGGCCTACAAGTAAAATTACTTAATTTAcgcaaaataaaggaaaactacGAatgattgattcatttttagtAACTGACAGAATTATTATTTACGGAACGCATTACACTTAATAGGTTCACGCTTCAGAAAAGATAAAGTACGATTTACAAATGCTTTCTGATACATAATCGTCTACTTTCGTTTTTTAGGCCGAGTTTCCTCTTCCTCCGCTGGGCGGGCATGAGAGTTCGATTGTTGCTGAGCCAATCGACTGACCGTAGACATACCTTCAACAAATTTTGTGCGAAAAAGAACATTAGCATTGTTAAACATACCGTCTTTCAGAGATACAACGATGAATTGCGACTGCTTAAAATGTTGCTTCAACATCACCCCAATATTCTGAGTGTGAGACAAATCCAAGGCTGCGTCTACTTCATCAAGAATATAGATAGGCGCTGGTTTGAATAATAACATAGCCAAAATCAACGACAAAGCCACTAAGGATCTCTGACCACCACTCAATTCCGATAAACTCTCTTTCCATACTCCGCCAAAAGCAACTTTAACTTCGAGACCGTCTAGCACGGTTTGACCGTCCGGTGGCTGCAGCTTTGCTTTGGTTCCGGGTAACAGGGTAGAGAAAATAGAACCAAAATCTTTTGTCACTTGTTCCCAAGCCACTTGAagagtttctttcttcttttcgtccAGCTTCAGGATTGCGTTTTCAATTTTCGCCTTATCCTCTTCTACAATCCTCTTCTTCCGCATCAAGTCATTATACTGCGCCTCTGCTTGTGTCAACATAGTCATGGAACGAACGTTGACATGGCGACCAAGCTTTTTCATGGATTCCTCCAATTTATGAACGCGCTGTCCCAATTCTGCTCCATTAATGACGTTAAAATCATAATTAGACCCGGCTACTCCAAAATGGTGTCGATCTTCGTTTATCCAAGCATGTTTTTCGAGTATGGCGTCAACACGCTTTTCGGAATCTTTTGCGTCATCTTTTGCTTTGGAAAGCCGATGTTCCAATTTCTTCAAGTGCAGTTCACCTTCACTCACCTTTGcattccaaataaaaaaattaattagaatTATGAAGTATTGTAAAttgggattttaaaaaaaaagccaacctgAGCTTCGCGCTGTTCTTTACCAGCAATTCGCTTggaaatttcttgattttgaGCTGAAATTCGTGCCTTAAATTCGtcaatttgttttctgacTTCCTGTACATTAGCTTGTTCAACTGCCAGAGCTTCATTCAACACTTTCATTTCTTCATGTAAATTGGCTAGTGTTATCTCAGTCTCTagatgaagaacaaaaaatttatataaacAGTGCAAAGATAATTTTGAAACATACACTTCAATAACAGAAACAGTATGTCGTTACCTTTTAATTGAATGTCAGTAGTTTCAATAGATTTTCGAAGTTCCTCCAACTCTAGTTTAAGCGAGTCAGCATCATTTGCATGTTCCTTCCATTTAGACTGTGAAGCAGCTGCCGCCTTCTTGCAACGATCCAATTCAGCTTGGGCTGCTTTTAACTGAGTTTCCCGAATCTTACCGGCATTCTTTAACTGATCCTCCAACTCCTTGATGCGCGATTTACCTTCTCTAATTATGTCGGTGCATTCGAGGGCCTTTTGCTCTGCTGATTCCAATTCCGACTTCATATTTTCAACTTCTTGAGTTTGGCGGTGGTGAAGCGTTTGCTGGAGCCTTTGCTGGAGCAATTCAAATTCGTGCTTTTTCACATCGTAACGCTGTTTCAGAGTGCGATACTGTGCTGAAGCCTGCTCCATAACTCGAAGTTCTTGTTCCGCTTCCTTTAGTTGACGATCTTTTGCCTCAAATTCGTTGCGGTACTGCTTGATTTCGTTAACTCTGAGAATAGCAGATTGGCCAGAAGCTCGACTGCCACCAGTTAAAGTACCACCAGGATCAACGACATCCCCCTCCAAAGTTACTGTTTTACGCATTATCTGATCGTGAAACGTAACTTGTCGAGCTTCGTCTAGACCCTTACAAACAAAGGAGCTGCCAAAAATGTACTTCATTGCCGGCGTCAAGTGGTTCTCAAACTCAATCAAAGATATTGCGGTATGGCAGTTTTCTTTACCAACGATTCTTTTGGCAGTTGCCGTAGTCCGTTCATCGATGGTTCTGCCTTCAATTTTGTTGAGAGGGATAAATGTGACACGTGACTGGAGCTTGCCTCTCTCAAGAAGCTTTTTTGCCGTGTTTTCGCTGTCGACTACTATGTTGTATAGCCGACCTCCAGCAGTAATATCTAGAGCAGTAGCGTAGGACATATCTGGAACTTCAAATAAACTGCACACCACACCTgttcacgaagaaaaaaaagttaagaaaagaaatataaacaaAGTCACACTATAGAAATGCAACCTTTCACAGTAGATGCGTCGAATTGCCTTTCAGGAGGGGTGTACCGAAAGGCCATTTGAGGAAATCGAGCTTCGAATGATTCAATTTTCTCTCGCAGCGAATGCATTTCCGGTTTCAAGCTTCTTTGCAACTGCTCTAAATTAGTTACTTTCTCTTCATCATAGTGAACCTGCCCAAGTTCGGCTTCCAGTCTCTTAACTTCATTCTCGAGGTGCTTAGAGTTTTGTGCATCTTTTTTATAATCGACCTCCGACTTTTTCATCTCATTAGTTTTAACTTTCAGCTCTTTTTTTAGATGTTGGGTTGTCATTTCCGAATGCTTCAACTGCGACTCGGCTTGAGCAACATTCTTTTGCGTGGCCATGAGTTCTTCAGGTAAAGTGGCCGCAGCACCATTGTCACTGGCCAACAAACCAGAACTGATTTCTTGGAAGCGCTTTTGGGCAGCTGTCAAAGCTTCACTATCCTGTTGTTCAGTTtgccttaatttttcaaatgtctcGCCTAGTTTACTCTCTTCTACCTCCTTGCCTGTTCCGATGAATATAAATACGCTATAATActgaaaatatataaaataaaagttaaaattttaccttCTAAAGCAGCGGTGTCGTCGTCAAGACTTTTCTTCAgctcttttttcctcttttcttcagCTTTAATATTTTCCTTGAGCACCTTAACAGCTGATTGGGCTTTCGATTCGGCTTTTTCTTGAACACGCAATTTTTCTTCAAGCTGTGTAAGTTCTTTGCCACCAACTTGGTCTCTCTGATGTTGAAGAgtatgaatttctttttccagtgcctcaatttcatttttgagtttttcttcAGTGGCACAAtgatttgtcttttcttttaaaatctcATTGTATTCCTCCTTTACTTGGGCATTAGCTTTTTCAAGGCTGAGGAATCTATAAGCTACATATTGGCGGTTCAAGTGTTCTAATTCACGTTCGGACTTTTGAAACTGCAGGTACTGAGTTCGTTCTTCTCTAAGTTTGTTCAATGTCGGTGTAACTTCCTCTGAAAGGATGTCAttgatttctttgattttttcttcctttttctcaaTTGTTTTCAAAGCCTGTTGCTTTTTCGCTTCGTACATTCTGGTCCCTGCAGCTTCCTCAATCATGGCCAATATTTCAGGGGGTTTCATATTCAAAACCTGCAATGTGAAAACACATACTTATACACTGAAATGCAACCACAAATTGATGAATAAGTTAAGCACAATACTTTAGTAATTCTTCCTTGCATGATAAGGAAATGAGGATTGTTGACATTTAACTGCACAGAGCGGAAAAAATCTTGGACACGATTGTTTTGAACATTTGATCCATTTATGAGATACTTGTTTTTTCCACCGATGACAACctgaaaataaggaaacagGCTTTATATCCTAGTCATAATGAAATCATAAATAACAATACCTGTCTAGTCACTGTAACTTCATCATAATGCTCATAGCCAATTggactttgttttttgtctttgttATCAAAGGTGACTGTCACAGTGGCTTTCGTGACTCCTGCTTGTCCACTTTTATATACTAATTCTTGCAAATTTGTTGCTCTTACATGGCTCAAATTTGTGATGCCAAGAAGGAAACAGATAGCATCCAGAATGTTAGATTTACCACTACCATTTAGCCCTGTAATGGCATTAAACATTGGATCAAATCCATTGATTTCAGTTCTTTGGCCATAGGATTTGAAACCATCAACTACCATAGATTTgatgtacattttttaaaaacacaaaaatacttGATCACGGCTTGCCATCCACTCAACGTCTTTTCCCgctgttttctccttttcctttcAACGCATAACTTACGTAGGCTATGCTTTCAACCGTCAAATACTCTGGAttggattttcaaaaaaagaagccttCTCCCACCACACTTGATGCGTATGTAAACGCACAATAATTTCGTagcatgaaaattgaaaagtaggataagtggtagaaaagggcgttcaggggtgttcagaagacagaattgacgtgtcactgttggaagatgaagataattaagaaatttagggaatttttttaagtttgtagaaaaaaagtgtgtttgacTCGATTTTTTATCCGGGCCGTTTTACCCGGCcggtaaaaaatttttgaccCATGGGTCGGCCCGAGCCGAACCCATTTACTCTGTTGGCCCAACCCGCTCCAacccgcggaagaagaaaaacccatctaaaaaacccatttaaaaaaaaaacgctaaAAAACGTCCGGGCCAGTCCAACAGCGAGTCAGCGAGTCAGCGACTGCTGACTCATGTCCACTGGTCCACTGACAGCCAGAGAAGCCAGCGGCACCACCTGGCCCCACACTCAGAACAGAGAGAGATAGTAACATGCTACGATCGTGATGCTACTATGGCTCTGGCCAGAGTACCAGAACCACAGAGCAACCAGCGGCAACCAGAGGGTGCCTAGAAACGAAGAACCCAACGACAAGAACCTAGAAATCGTTAGATTCTAAAACAGCGTCAGATTATGTcctttaaatgtttaaaaaatttagtcaAAATTGCtcacttgtaattttttcctttttttttagcacGGAACATTGTCCCACTTgtattgcaattttttttgttacgacCAGACACAACTGTACATATCTATTTACAAGAAAATTTCAGTTGTTATCTAAGAATAAATATAGCCCAAAgtgttcaaaaataataaataaaactattTGCTTCGGCTCGTGAAGGAGAAAGGGTGAGAATTAACAACAAGGAgctgagcaaaaaaaaaagggcataTATCCTTGGGTCTTACGATCAGCACGATTGTGTTTACATGGAATCatgcaaatttcttttttaaacaaaaattcgatAGCAAGCAGAATTGCAAACTTCTCTCTCACAGACAGACAGTCATGTTAAGTCATAGTCATATTATTTAGTACAGAAGGCAAACAAAAGGATAATCGATGTGAACCGAATGCCTCAAACCAAGGCGTAATTAACAATGTAACGAGGCAGGCACATTTCATCCATACAAATGTCAGCACGATCCATCAAGCATTGGGCGACAAATGTAAAAATCCAAAAGGccaatttgacaaactttGGGCTTTCCCAATCAACCGCTTGGACAACAGATGACTGGCGAGTCCCAAAAGAAAAGCACAACGCCCACAGACCAGAATTCTACCCCTTTGGAAGATCTCATGGAAATGGAATGATAGCAACCCACGGTGAATATAACGTAATGGCACATATTCTGAAGCGCAAAGATATGTTCATGGAAAACATACTGTACAATACAAACAAGGCACGTCTATAGGCTTCAGATTTCGGAACAAAATATAGTGGAATGGAGCAAGTACATCtgggaaagggggggggggaggtttCGTTAAAGGGCTTTCAATCGTTGCATCAGTCGGTCTGCCTCTGATCCGTCATCAGCGGCAGCTAAGTATCCACCTCCGTTATTGAGCTTCACCTCCCTCTCTCGGCCTCCACTCATTAGTAACTCGGCAGCCATGTCAAACTTGGGCGGTGGTCTCGCTTTTCTTGGGCGAGCCGCTTTCATGGCTAGCCCATCCGTCAAGTCATCCGTTATGGCAGGAACTGGAGGTTTTTCGTCACCGAATGTCCTGTtttcatcaataaaaaatcagaaacatTGCAATCGGAAAATGACTAACAATTTGTTCAATACCCTTTCATTTCCCGAGATGAAGGGGACTCTAGTAGTGCTCCTTTGGACCGACTGCGATTCATTTGTGCACGGCGCTCCGCTGCTCGaagacaaaaacaattttaaaaaaatcatcattAGACGGTACAAACAAAAGGCACTTGTCGAAAGCCCatgcaaataaaaatgg
The sequence above is drawn from the Daphnia pulicaria isolate SC F1-1A chromosome 1, SC_F0-13Bv2, whole genome shotgun sequence genome and encodes:
- the LOC124332025 gene encoding structural maintenance of chromosomes protein 2-like isoform X1, which encodes MYIKSMVVDGFKSYGQRTEINGFDPMFNAITGLNGSGKSNILDAICFLLGITNLSHVRATNLQELVYKSGQAGVTKATVTVTFDNKDKKQSPIGYEHYDEVTVTRQVVIGGKNKYLINGSNVQNNRVQDFFRSVQLNVNNPHFLIMQGRITKVLNMKPPEILAMIEEAAGTRMYEAKKQQALKTIEKKEEKIKEINDILSEEVTPTLNKLREERTQYLQFQKSERELEHLNRQYVAYRFLSLEKANAQVKEEYNEILKEKTNHCATEEKLKNEIEALEKEIHTLQHQRDQVGGKELTQLEEKLRVQEKAESKAQSAVKVLKENIKAEEKRKKELKKSLDDDTAALEGKEVEESKLGETFEKLRQTEQQDSEALTAAQKRFQEISSGLLASDNGAAATLPEELMATQKNVAQAESQLKHSEMTTQHLKKELKVKTNEMKKSEVDYKKDAQNSKHLENEVKRLEAELGQVHYDEEKVTNLEQLQRSLKPEMHSLREKIESFEARFPQMAFRYTPPERQFDASTVKGVVCSLFEVPDMSYATALDITAGGRLYNIVVDSENTAKKLLERGKLQSRVTFIPLNKIEGRTIDERTTATAKRIVGKENCHTAISLIEFENHLTPAMKYIFGSSFVCKGLDEARQVTFHDQIMRKTVTLEGDVVDPGGTLTGGSRASGQSAILRVNEIKQYRNEFEAKDRQLKEAEQELRVMEQASAQYRTLKQRYDVKKHEFELLQQRLQQTLHHRQTQEVENMKSELESAEQKALECTDIIREGKSRIKELEDQLKNAGKIRETQLKAAQAELDRCKKAAAASQSKWKEHANDADSLKLELEELRKSIETTDIQLKETEITLANLHEEMKVLNEALAVEQANVQEVRKQIDEFKARISAQNQEISKRIAGKEQREAQVSEGELHLKKLEHRLSKAKDDAKDSEKRVDAILEKHAWINEDRHHFGVAGSNYDFNVINGAELGQRVHKLEESMKKLGRHVNVRSMTMLTQAEAQYNDLMRKKRIVEEDKAKIENAILKLDEKKKETLQVAWEQVTKDFGSIFSTLLPGTKAKLQPPDGQTVLDGLEVKVAFGGVWKESLSELSGGQRSLVALSLILAMLLFKPAPIYILDEVDAALDLSHTQNIGVMLKQHFKQSQFIVVSLKDGMFNNANVLFRTKFVEGMSTVSRLAQQQSNSHARPAEEEETRPKKRK
- the LOC124332025 gene encoding structural maintenance of chromosomes protein 2-like isoform X2; this encodes MYIKSMVVDGFKSYGQRTEINGFDPMFNAITGLNGSGKSNILDAICFLLGITNLSHVRATNLQELVYKSGQAGVTKATVTVTFDNKDKKQSPIGYEHYDEVTVTRQVVIGGKNKYLINGSNVQNNRVQDFFRSVQLNVNNPHFLIMQGRITKVLNMKPPEILAMIEEAAGTRMYEAKKQQALKTIEKKEEKIKEINDILSEEVTPTLNKLREERTQYLQFQKSERELEHLNRQYVAYRFLSLEKANAQVKEEYNEILKEKTNHCATEEKLKNEIEALEKEIHTLQHQRDQVGGKELTQLEEKLRVQEKAESKAQSAVKVLKENIKAEEKRKKELKKSLDDDTAALEGKEVEESKLGETFEKLRQTEQQDSEALTAAQKRFQEISSGLLASDNGAAATLPEELMATQKNVAQAESQLKHSEMTTQHLKKELKVKTNEMKKSEVDYKKDAQNSKHLENEVKRLEAELGQVHYDEEKVTNLEQLQRSLKPEMHSLREKIESFEARFPQMAFRYTPPERQFDASTVKGVVCSLFEVPDMSYATALDITAGGRLYNIVVDSENTAKKLLERGKLQSRVTFIPLNKIEGRTIDERTTATAKRIVGKENCHTAISLIEFENHLTPAMKYIFGSSFVCKGLDEARQVTFHDQIMRKTVTLEGDVVDPGGTLTGGSRASGQSAILRVNEIKQYRNEFEAKDRQLKEAEQELRVMEQASAQYRTLKQRYDVKKHEFELLQQRLQQTLHHRQTQEVENMKSELESAEQKALECTDIIREGKSRIKELEDQLKNAGKIRETQLKAAQAELDRCKKAAAASQSKWKEHANDADSLKLELEELRKSIETTDIQLKETEITLANLHEEMKVLNEALAVEQANVQEVRKQIDEFKARISAQNQEISKRIAGKEQREAQVSEGELHLKKLEHRLSKAKDDAKDSEKRVDAILEKHAWINEDRHHFGVAGSNYDFNVINGAELGQRVHKLEESMKKLGRHVNVRSMTMLTQAEAQYNDLMRKKRIVEEDKAKIENAILKLDEKKKETLQVAWEQVTKDFGSIFSTLLPGTKAKLQPPDGQTVLDGLEVKVAFGGVWKESLSELSACPFCRNVVPRVSCCLHPVVCLVPCKSKSPLLVTLLQPGGERCDGD